From one Gracilinanus agilis isolate LMUSP501 chromosome 5, AgileGrace, whole genome shotgun sequence genomic stretch:
- the LOC123249293 gene encoding dol-P-Glc:Glc(2)Man(9)GlcNAc(2)-PP-Dol alpha-1,2-glucosyltransferase-like, protein MEELEGYYFSAALSCTFLVSCFVFSLISRALREPYMDEIFHLPQAQRYCWGSFQWDPMITTLPGLYLISVGIIKPATWIFGWSQHVVCSIGMLRFVNLLFSAGNFYLLYLLFCKLQQRNKAVSGIQRILSALTMAVFPTLYFFNFLYYTETGSMFFVLFAYLMCLYGNHKTSALLGFCGFMFRQTNIVWTVFCAGNIISQKLMEAWRIEQQKKEEKLPSIKGPLSACKKILCFLLDYATSFRNLSTLIVLTWPYILLIIVFIAFVVLNGGIVVGDRSNHEACMNFPQLFYFFSFTLFFSFPHLLSPGKIKTFLQSVWRHWGQFVLLTTVSLFLVWKFTYVHKYLLADNRHYTFYVWKRIFQRYEFVKYLLVPCYLFAGWSIADSLKSKSIFWNIMFFTCLFTVTVPQKLFEFRYFILPYVIYRLNLPMPSVPKLLCELSFYILINLITFYIFLNKTFQWPNNDNIQRFMW, encoded by the exons ATGGAAGAGCTGGAAGGTTACTATTTCTCGGCAGCCCTAAGCTGCACTTTCCTGGTCTCTTGCTTCGTTTTCTCCCTTATAAGCCGGGCGCTGCGGGAGCCCTACATGGACGAGATTTTCCATTTGCCGCAGGCCCAGCGCTACTGCTGGGGCTCCTTCCAG tgggATCCCATGATCACTACACTACCTGGCTTATACCTGATATCTGTTGGAATTATAAAACCTGCCACTTGGATCTTTGGATGGTCTCAACATGTAGTCTGTTCCATAGGAATGCTCAGATTTGTTAATCTGCTCTTCAGTGCTGGCAACTTCTATTTACTCTATTTACTTTTTTGCAAGTTACAACAGAGGAACAAG gcTGTCTCAGGCATCCAGAGAATTTTGTCAGCTTTAACAATGGCAGTTTTCCCTacactctatttttttaatttcctctattATACAGAAACAGGATCtatgttttttgttcttttcgcCTATTTGATGTGCCTTTATGGTAATCATAAAACTTCAGCCCTACTTGGATTTTGTGGCTTCATGTTTCGCCAGACAAATATTGTTTGGACTGTGTTCTGTGCGGGAAATATTATCTCACAAAAGTTGATGGAGGCTTGGAGGATTGAGCAacaaaagaaggaggagaaactTCCATCCATCAAAGGACCACTGTCAGCGTGTAAGAAGATATTGTGTTTTCTTCTTGATTATGCTACATCATTTAGGAACTTGAGTACACTTATAGTTTTGACATGGCCCTATATCCTTTTAATAATTGTGTTTATTGCTTTTGTAGTTTTAAATGGTGGAATAGTTGTTGGTGATAGGAGTAATCATGAAGCTTGTATGAATTTTCCTCagctattttactttttttcttttactctctttttttcttttcctcacctACTGTCCCcaggaaaaattaaaacttttcttCAGTCAGTATGGAGACACTGGGGGCAATTTGTTTTACTTACAACTGTCTCCTTATTTTTAGTCTGGAAATTCACTTATGTTCATAAGTATTTGCTGGCAGACAACAGGCATTATACATTCTATGTTTGGAAAAGAATCTTCCAGAGATATGAATTTGTAAAATACTTGCTAGTCCCATGTTATCTGTTTGCTGGTTGGAGCATTGCTGATTCATTGAAATCTAAATCCATTTTCTGGAACATAATGTTTTTCACATGCTTATTTACAGTCACAGTTCCTCAAAAACTTTTTGAGTTCCGTTACTTTATATTGCCTTATGTCATTTATAGGCTTAATCTTCCTATGCCATCCGTGCCCAAGCTCCTTTGTGAACTGAGTTTTTATATACTTATTAACCTTAtaacattttatatctttttgaaCAAGACATTTCAATGGCCAAATAACGATAATATTCAAAGGTTTATGTGGTGA